In Subdoligranulum variabile, the genomic stretch TCGATCTGGCTGATTTCTACAATGGCCTGCAGGCGCTGCTGGTGGCGGCCCATCACAACGACGACGCGGTGGTGGAGTGCCTGCAGCATATGGTGCCGAGTTACCATCCCAACCGCCGTGTCCGTGCCGACCACACGGTGGTGGCGATGAATGGCAACACCGGCCTTTTCTCCAAAGAAGAAATCGAGAAACAGATGAAGGAACGGCAATCCGAAAACCCGGCGAAGGAGGGCTGACGCCGTGTATCAACGCTATATCAAACGCCTGCTGGATTTTTTGCTCTCGCTGGCGGCGGTCATTGTGCTGGCAATTCCTATGGCCATCATTGCCATCTGGATCAAATGTGATTCCCCGGGACCGGTCTTTTTCAAGCAGCGCCGGGTAGGGCAGGGCAAGACCCACTTCAATATCCTGAAATTCCGCACCATGCGCGGGGACACCCCCCATGATGTGCCGACACATCTGCTCAAGAACCCCGACAGCTACATTACCAGAAGCGGTGCGTTTCTGCGCAAGACCAGTCTGGATGAGCTGCCCCAGATCTACAACATTCTGGTAGGGCAGATGAGCATCATCGGGCCTCGCCCGGCTTTGTACAACCAGTATGACTTGATTGAGGCGCGGGATAAGGTCCA encodes the following:
- a CDS encoding sugar transferase, yielding MYQRYIKRLLDFLLSLAAVIVLAIPMAIIAIWIKCDSPGPVFFKQRRVGQGKTHFNILKFRTMRGDTPHDVPTHLLKNPDSYITRSGAFLRKTSLDELPQIYNILVGQMSIIGPRPALYNQYDLIEARDKVHANDIRPGLTGLAQVNGRDELPIDVKAKYDGEYAAHLTFGMDCSIFFRSFTYVFQRRGVVEGGTGAMDASQKDTSSK